From Excalfactoria chinensis isolate bCotChi1 chromosome 4, bCotChi1.hap2, whole genome shotgun sequence, one genomic window encodes:
- the FNIP2 gene encoding folliculin-interacting protein 2 isoform X2: MCGGTPKAANGAGGQIRRARNNNDVQLGNDFSCTKLDERIRKPLRDRSVSCVNRVTRLLQNSWSSSEFDLNEIRLIVYQDCERRGRQVLFDSKAVRKIDEAVIQKMAEDASVKTSVRNCQASNGNNSISSHNPSISVTQNVKEQIPKYQYTRPASDVNMLGEMMFGSVAMSYKGSTLKIHYIRSPPQLMISKVFSARVGSFSGSNNNLQDSFEYINQDPSLGKLSSNQNGLGTCRSGSNLAHSTPVDMPSRGQNEDRDSGIARSASLSSLLVTPFPSPSSSSSSSSSYQRRWLRSQTTSLENGIIPRWSTEEMFSMADESCSSNPAMVRRKKIAISIIFSLPEKEDAQRNFQDFFFSHFPLFESHMNKMKYAIEKAMISCRKIAESSQRVQVYISRVMDALGEFRITIWNLYSVPRIAEPVWLNMMSNTLEKNQLCQRFLKEFTFLIEQINKNQFFAALLTAVLTYHLAWVPTVMPVDHPPIKAFSEKRTSQFVNMLAKSHPYNPLWAQLGDLYGAIGSPVRLTRTVVVGKRKELVQRLLYVLTYFIRCSELQENQLTWSEAAGEEEQVLNGSKITTALEKGEIEESDYVVVTVKNEPALVPPILPPKNDRSKNHTVAEWVYNPKGTCTVPASSEEKKETIGKVSQNSEMSVDCLTSTLCKGATDSEKRTVTDTRTVPYHFEEPSNLEDITDVRKNKNQSERKVEKQLSSRSSALPCPERSGHRSSHLEKVTFQIGSSASPESDLETRRREMEKNLKALRKNPEVVIHCASSSTNLTVDASQNQKESCEAASLPHSKHSICYAQIPSCEGQGSMLNNQRMENKGTEVYLENTLSGELLLSIDNIETVTLPSVKETRTSCSGNLESCSPGCVEVDSAVKKESPKLGAKDVPCGDARRKTPFRVEGDIPRNESSDSALGASDEEGDCCIPDEVRHDTVSKRLEEFAEVELPLPRSNTVSRQCVKNFGRSLLGGYCHTYVPDLVLHGVNNDEKLKQCLLADLLHAMHHPVLDEPIAEAVCIIADTDKWNVQVATSQRKMMDNMKLGKDVLVSSQVSSLLQSILQLYKLNLPADFCIMHLEDRLQEMYLKSKMLSEYLRGHTRVHIKELGIVLGIESNDLPLLAAIASTHSPYVAQILL; this comes from the exons atgtgtgggGGTACACCAAAAGCTGCAAATGGTGCAGGGGGACAAATAAGAAGAGCGAGAAACAACAATGATGTACAGCTTGGAAATGATTTCTCTTGTACCAAATTAGATGAAAGGATTAGAAAACCTCTGAGAGACAGAAGTGTCAGCTGTGTGAACAGAGTGACTAGGCTGCTGCAGAACAG TTGGTCGTCATCAGAGTTTGACTTGAATGAAATTCGCCTGATAGTTTACCAAGACTGTGAGAGAAGAGGCAGACAGGTCTTATTCGATTCCAAAGCAGTCCGCAAAATTGATGAAGCTGTGATTCAG AAAATGGCAGAGGATGCTTCTGTAAAGACTTCTGTCAGGAACTGTCAAGCAAGCAATGGGAACAACAGTATTTCTTCCCATAATCCCTCAATAAGTGTTACCCAAAATGTCAAAGAGCAAATACCGAAGTATCAG TACACTAGACCAGCTTCTGACGTCAATATGTTGGGAGAAATGATGTTTGGCTCAGTGGCAATGAGTTACAAAGGCTCCACCTTGAAAATTCACTACATACG CTCTCCCCCACAACTGATGATAAGTAAAGTCTTCTCAGCCAGGGTAGGAAGCTTCAGTGGAAGCAACAATAA CTTACAGGATAGCTTCGAATACATTAACCAAGATCCCAGCCTTGGAAAGCTGAGCTCTaatcagaatggcttgggtACCTGTCGCAGTGGAAGTAATTTAG CACATAGTACACCTGTCGATATGCCCAGCAGAGGACAAAATGAGGACAGAGACAGCGGCATTGCTCGCTCAG CATCTTTGAGCAGTCTCCTGGTTACTCCTTTTCCATCTCCAAGctcttcatcatcatcttctAGCAGCTATCAACGTCGTTGGCTCCGAAGTCAGACAACCAGTTTAGAGAATGGAATTATTCCAAGATG GTCAACTGAGGAAATGTTTAGTATGGCTgatgagagctgcagctccaaTCCTGCAATGGTCCGCAGGAAAAAAATTGCCATCAGCATCATCTTCTCTCTGCCTGAAAAAGAAGATGCACAGAGAAACTtccaagatttctttttctctcacttcCCTCTCTTTGAATCCCACATGAACAAAATGAAGTATGCAATAGAAAAG GCCATGATCTCATGTAGAAAAATAGCAGAATCCAGCCAGAGAGTGCAGGTTTATATCAGCCGTGTCATGGATGCCCTGGGAGAATTCAG AATTACCATCTGGAACCTATATTCTGTTCCAAGGATTGCAGAGCCAGTGTGGCTTAATATGATGTCCAACACCCTGGAAAAGAACCAGCTATGCCAGCGTTTTCTTAAAGAATTTACATTTCTGATAGAACAGATCAACAAAAATCA gttctttgctgctttgttaACTGCGGTGCTGACGTATCACCTGGCTTGGGTCCCAACAGTAATGCCAGTTGACCATCCTCCTATAAAGGCCTTCTCTGAGAAGCGTACTTCGCAGTTTGTGAACATGCTGGCAAAATCCCATCCATATAACCCTCTTTGGGCACAGCTTG GTGATCTCTATGGTGCCATAGGCTCTCCAGTTAGACTGACTCGAACTGTTGTTGTTGGGAAACGTAAAGAGTTGGTGCAGCGCTTGCTCTATGTTCTAACTTACTTCATTCGGTGCTCTGAGCTACAGGAAAATCAGCTGACATGGAGTGAGGCAGCTGGAGAAGAAGAACAAGTATTAAATGGAAGCAAGATCACAACTGCACTAGAAAAAGGAGAGATAGAGGAGTCTGACTATGTCGTTGTCACTGTCAAAAATGAACCTGCCCTCGTGCCTCCAATCCTACCTCCAAAGAACGATCGAAGTAAGAACCATACTGTTGCAGAGTGGGTGTATAACCCAAAAGGCACTTGCACTGTGCCAgcctcttcagaagaaaagaaagaaacaataggAAAAGTCAGTCAGAATTCTGAAATGTCTGTTGACTGTCTAACTAGCACTTTATGTAAAGGAGCAACTGACAGTGAGAAAAGAACTGTGACTGATACAAGAACTGTGCCCTACCACTTTGAAGAGCCATCTAATTTGGAGGATATAACGGAtgtaaggaagaacaaaaatcagAGTGAAAGGAAAGTGGAAAAGCAGTTATCTAGTAGGTCGTCTGCATTACCTTGTCCTGAAAGGTCTGGCCACAGGAGTTCCCATTTAGAAAAGGTCACCTTTCAGATTGGAAGCTCTGCATCACCAGAGTCAGACTTAGAAACTCgaaggagagaaatggaaaagaatctAAAGGCATTGAGAAAAAATCCAGAGGTAGTAATACACTGTGCCTCAAGTTCTACAAATCTGACTGTGGATGCTTCCCAGAAtcaaaaagaaagctgtgaagcTGCCTCTTTGCCACACAGTAAGCATAGTATTTGTTACGCACAGATCCCATCTTGTGAGGGGCAGGGGAGTATGCTTAATAACCAACGTATGGAAAATAAAGGAACTGAAGTATATTTAGAGAACACATTATCAGGTGAACTACTTTTGTCAATTGATAACATAGAAACTGTTACATTGCCAAGTGTAAAAGAAACTAGAACTTCATGCTCTGGCAATCTGGAGAGCTGTTCACCTGGCTGTGTAGAAGTAGATTCTGCTGTCAAAAAAGAGTCCCCTAAACTAGGTGCTAAAGATGTCCCCTGTGGGGATGCTAGAAGGAAAACTCCTTTCAGAGTTGAGGGAGACATTCCAAGGAATGAGAGTTCAGACAGTGCTCTTGGAGCCAGCGATGAAGAAGGTGATTGTTGTATTCCTGATGAAGTGCGTCACGATACTGTCAGCAAACGACTTGAAGAGTTTGCAGAAGTGGAACTTCCTTTACCAAG atcaaACACAGTCAGCAGACAGTGCGTGAAAAACTTTGGAAGATCACTTCTGGGTGGTTACTGTCATACGTATGTGCCTGATCTAGTGCTGCATGGAGTAAATAATGATGAAAAGCTTAAGCAGTGTCTACTAGCAGACCTACTTCATGCAATGCAT CATCCAGTGCTAGATGAACCGATAGCAGAAGCTGTCTGTATTATTGCAGACACAGATAAATGGAACGTACAAGTAGCTACAAGCCAGAGAAAAATGATGGACAATATGAAGTTAGGCAAAGATGTCTTGGTGTCAAGTCAAGTATCCAGTTTACTGCAGTCTATTTTGCAGCTTTATAAACTCAACCTCCCAGCTGACTTT TGCATAATGCATCTTGAGGATAGACTACAAGAGATGTAtctcaaaagcaaaatgctttcagaataTCTGCGAGGACATACAAGAGTTCACATAAAAGAACTAGGAATTGTACTAGG gatTGAATCCAATGACTTGCCTTTGTTGGCTGCAATAGCAAGTACTCATTCCCCATATGTTGCTCAAATACttttataa